One Deinococcus planocerae genomic window carries:
- a CDS encoding amidase family protein, with protein MSPVTPDPVLDLDAASLSGATRRGDLTALEVTRVYLKRLHAHNPRLRAVITVSESAEADATRLDALPPERRGPLHGLPILIKDNIDVAGLPTTAGSLLMTRHIPTQDAPLVARLRAAGAVILGKANLTEWANFMTLGMPNGYSGAGGQTVNPWGEGLDTGGSSSGSGVAVAARLCVAAVGTETSGSILSPAQQSGVIGHKPTVGLIPRTGVVPISHSQDTAGPITRSARDAALLLSVMAGPDDADPASRLLPVPNLTLRPGALKGAEIGVLRDPPGSPVSEEERSSLARAEEALREGGATLRDVTLPTADELGGWHFEVLVYEFKHDLNAYLAGVKDGPRSLAEVIEANDADPERLQRYGQALLYAAQGTRGDLSERAYREARARDLDLTRTRGLDPLFALGLDALLWPGLHGYAVGAKAGYPSVTVPTGPHEGAPTGILLTGPAGSDGRLLSLAADLNTRLGGVQFPPDAPA; from the coding sequence GTGTCCCCCGTCACCCCTGACCCCGTGCTCGACCTCGACGCCGCCTCGCTGAGCGGGGCCACGCGCCGGGGCGACCTGACCGCGCTGGAAGTCACCCGCGTGTATCTCAAGCGCCTGCACGCCCACAACCCGCGTCTGCGCGCCGTCATCACCGTCAGCGAATCGGCGGAGGCGGACGCCACCCGGCTCGACGCCTTGCCCCCCGAGCGGCGCGGTCCCCTGCACGGCCTCCCCATCCTGATCAAGGACAACATCGACGTGGCGGGCCTGCCGACCACGGCGGGGAGCCTGCTGATGACCCGGCACATTCCGACCCAGGACGCCCCCCTCGTCGCCCGTCTCCGCGCCGCCGGGGCCGTCATCCTCGGCAAGGCGAACCTGACCGAGTGGGCGAACTTCATGACGCTGGGGATGCCGAACGGGTACTCCGGGGCGGGCGGGCAGACGGTGAATCCCTGGGGCGAGGGGCTGGACACGGGCGGGTCGTCGAGCGGGAGCGGCGTGGCGGTCGCCGCCCGGCTGTGTGTGGCCGCGGTCGGCACCGAGACGAGCGGGAGCATCCTCAGCCCGGCGCAGCAGAGCGGGGTGATCGGCCACAAGCCCACCGTCGGCCTGATTCCACGCACGGGCGTGGTGCCCATCTCCCACAGCCAGGACACCGCCGGGCCGATCACCCGCTCCGCCCGCGACGCCGCCCTCCTCCTCTCGGTGATGGCCGGTCCCGACGACGCCGATCCGGCGAGCCGCCTCCTGCCCGTCCCCAACCTCACCCTGCGTCCGGGGGCCCTCAAGGGGGCGGAGATCGGTGTGCTGCGCGACCCGCCCGGCTCTCCCGTGTCGGAGGAGGAGCGCTCCTCCCTCGCCCGCGCGGAGGAGGCCCTGCGGGAAGGGGGTGCGACTCTGCGCGACGTGACCCTCCCCACCGCCGACGAGCTGGGCGGCTGGCACTTCGAGGTCCTCGTGTACGAGTTCAAGCATGACCTGAATGCCTACCTCGCGGGCGTGAAGGACGGCCCCCGCAGCCTCGCGGAAGTCATCGAGGCGAACGACGCCGATCCAGAGCGCCTCCAGCGGTACGGGCAGGCGCTCCTGTACGCGGCCCAGGGCACGCGCGGCGACCTGAGCGAGCGGGCGTACCGGGAGGCGCGGGCGCGCGACCTCGACCTCACCCGGACGCGCGGCCTCGACCCCCTCTTCGCCCTGGGGCTCGACGCGCTGCTGTGGCCGGGCCTGCACGGGTACGCGGTGGGCGCCAAGGCGGGCTACCCCAGCGTCACGGTGCCCACCGGCCCCCACGAGGGCGCCCCCACCGGCATCCTCCTGACCGGCCCCGCCGGGAGCGACGGGCGGCTGCTCTCGCTCGCCGCCGACCTGAACACCCGGCTTGGCGGCGTGCAGTTCCCGCCCGACGCCCCGGCTTGA
- a CDS encoding Hsp20/alpha crystallin family protein encodes MNEPVLARLQQLMTLREEAETLGAEVPWTPPADWVDGDTHLTLLLDVPGVDPECLELQEDGDTVTVAGRRDAIRPTLQAERPSGTFTRTLRFPQPVLPQTGEASLHTGVLSVRFEKRHPTIDVNASEAGEA; translated from the coding sequence GCCTTCAGCAGCTCATGACCCTCCGGGAGGAGGCCGAGACGCTGGGCGCCGAGGTGCCCTGGACTCCGCCCGCCGACTGGGTGGACGGCGACACCCACCTCACCCTGCTGCTCGACGTGCCCGGCGTGGACCCCGAGTGCCTCGAACTTCAGGAGGACGGCGACACGGTGACGGTGGCGGGCCGCCGCGACGCCATCCGCCCCACCCTCCAGGCCGAGCGCCCGAGCGGCACGTTTACCCGCACCCTGCGCTTTCCGCAGCCCGTCTTGCCGCAGACGGGGGAGGCCAGCCTGCACACCGGGGTCCTGAGCGTGCGCTTCGAAAAACGCCACCCCACCATCGACGTGAATGCCAGCGAGGCGGGGGAGGCGTAA